From a region of the Candidatus Paracaedimonas acanthamoebae genome:
- a CDS encoding nitroreductase family protein gives MLCGQFFAEGCSVGIFLVAHFEKVWTKYCHSRSYKDVYLDAGHLSQTLLLNSTALGLRTWISAWFRDSEVSKFLNVSGGDVAPIFYISIGHGDKAAISPKLEGILRKINIK, from the coding sequence ATGTTATGTGGGCAATTTTTTGCAGAAGGATGTTCTGTAGGAATTTTCCTAGTTGCTCACTTTGAGAAAGTGTGGACAAAATATTGTCATTCACGCTCATATAAGGACGTATATTTAGATGCAGGCCACTTATCACAGACACTTCTTTTAAATTCAACGGCGTTAGGTTTAAGAACTTGGATAAGTGCGTGGTTTCGTGATTCCGAAGTTTCTAAATTTTTAAATGTATCTGGGGGTGATGTTGCTCCAATATTTTATATCTCTATTGGTCATGGAGACAAGGCAGCAATATCTCCTAAACTAGAGGGAATATTGCGTAAGATAAACATTAAATAA
- a CDS encoding LysR family transcriptional regulator — translation MLDLSKLRLFYWVAKYGSYTKASKEIDLSQPSLVRQMQALEESLGCKLFNRHFRGISLTQEGEKLFETTIKILAEADTLEKSLKSTQEPIKETLKIGTTTGISADWLVRFIPGFVEQYPHIKLNVLSYTTDFDLDKNNIDVAIRNKIEGEKDLIQKHLYTFDFKLYASKEYLEKYGYPQTAKDLDNHRLIGFADDEKVMFQEVDILLQGDTVERKKRDYFITINSNIAEFRLAEQGVGIASIWPGLSLLKNSSLVEVLPSVKSMSIDIYYIYHKHVYNTEKVELLYAHIKKVLHDGKLGI, via the coding sequence ATGTTAGACTTATCAAAACTTAGATTGTTTTATTGGGTTGCTAAATATGGAAGCTATACTAAAGCAAGTAAAGAAATCGATCTAAGTCAACCTTCACTAGTTCGACAGATGCAAGCTCTAGAAGAGAGCTTGGGATGTAAATTATTTAATAGGCATTTTCGTGGCATTTCTCTCACTCAAGAAGGAGAAAAATTATTTGAAACTACAATAAAAATTTTAGCTGAAGCGGATACACTAGAAAAATCGTTAAAAAGCACACAAGAACCCATTAAAGAAACCCTAAAAATAGGGACTACGACTGGAATTTCTGCGGATTGGCTTGTTAGATTTATACCAGGCTTTGTTGAACAATATCCACACATCAAGTTAAATGTATTATCTTACACTACTGATTTTGATCTGGATAAAAACAACATAGACGTCGCTATACGTAATAAAATTGAAGGTGAGAAGGACTTAATTCAGAAGCATTTATATACTTTTGATTTTAAGCTGTATGCAAGCAAAGAATATTTAGAAAAATATGGATACCCTCAAACGGCAAAAGATTTAGACAATCATCGTCTAATTGGATTTGCTGATGATGAAAAAGTGATGTTTCAAGAAGTAGATATCCTCTTACAAGGAGATACAGTTGAGCGAAAGAAAAGAGATTATTTTATAACAATTAACTCTAATATTGCAGAGTTTAGATTAGCAGAACAAGGAGTCGGGATTGCTAGTATATGGCCAGGACTTAGTTTACTTAAAAACTCAAGTTTAGTTGAAGTCTTGCCATCAGTGAAGAGTATGTCTATTGATATCTATTATATATATCATAAACATGTGTATAATACTGAAAAAGTTGAATTATTATACGCTCACATCAAGAAAGTTCTTCATGATGGCAAGCTTGGTATTTGA
- a CDS encoding DUF3800 domain-containing protein, which produces MSHVFLYLDESGCLGFDSSGASKFFVVTLLKVEGIETQKKISRAILRTFKSKISAKEKKNHYELKGSKTDLSIKQYFYRHMPSSGWSIFTVILNKERVYSHLRTGDSKKRLYNYIAKFLLSHVNLRNNVTRLDLVMDRCKSSREIKDFNTYIEAHLDLSPNALLNIEHVISHENPVIQAVDLFCWGIARKYTSEETSWYDCFKEKIEFESVYLPEQDEKRRPL; this is translated from the coding sequence ATGTCGCATGTGTTTTTATACTTGGATGAATCAGGGTGCCTAGGCTTTGATAGCTCTGGTGCCTCAAAATTCTTTGTTGTTACGCTCCTTAAAGTAGAAGGAATCGAGACTCAAAAGAAAATCTCACGAGCAATCTTAAGAACATTTAAATCAAAAATATCTGCCAAAGAAAAAAAGAATCATTATGAACTCAAAGGCTCCAAAACAGACTTGAGTATAAAGCAATACTTTTACAGACATATGCCATCTTCTGGTTGGAGCATTTTTACCGTGATTCTTAACAAAGAACGTGTTTATTCTCACCTTAGGACTGGTGATAGCAAAAAAAGGCTTTATAATTACATTGCTAAATTTTTACTATCCCATGTTAATCTCAGAAATAATGTGACAAGGCTGGATCTTGTTATGGATAGATGTAAAAGTTCTAGAGAGATAAAAGACTTTAATACCTATATTGAAGCCCACCTGGATTTATCACCGAATGCGCTCCTGAATATTGAGCATGTTATCTCTCATGAAAATCCTGTTATACAAGCAGTTGACTTATTTTGCTGGGGCATTGCAAGAAAATACACTTCAGAAGAAACAAGCTGGTATGATTGTTTTAAGGAGAAGATTGAATTTGAATCAGTTTATCTGCCTGAGCAAGATGAAAAAAGGCGACCCCTTTAA